A window of the Cynocephalus volans isolate mCynVol1 chromosome 10, mCynVol1.pri, whole genome shotgun sequence genome harbors these coding sequences:
- the POLR2A gene encoding DNA-directed RNA polymerase II subunit RPB1 — protein MHGGGPPSGDSACPLRTIKRVQFGVLSPDELKRMSVTEGGIKYPETTEGGRPKLGGLMDPRQGVIERTGRCQTCAGNMTECPGHFGHIELAKPVFHVGFLVKTMKVLRCVCFFCSKLLVDSNNPKIKDILAKSKGQPKKRLTHVYDLCKGKNICEGGEEMDNKFGVEQPEGDEDLTKEKGHGGCGRYQPRIRRSGLELYAEWKHVNEDSQEKKILLSPERVHEIFKRISDEECFVLGMEPRYARPEWMIVTVLPVPPLSVRPAVVMQGSARNQDDLTHKLADIVKINNQLRRNEQNGAAAHVIAEDVKLLQFHVATMVDNELPGLPRAMQKSGRPLKSLKQRLKGKEGRVRGNLMGKRVDFSARTVITPDPNLSIDQVGVPRSIAANMTFAEIVTPFNIDRLQELVRRGNSQYPGAKYIIRDNGDRIDLRFHPKPSDLHLQTGYKVERHMCDGDIVIFNRQPTLHKMSMMGHRVRILPWSTFRLNLSVTTPYNADFDGDEMNLHLPQSLETRAEIQELAMVPRMIVTPQSNRPVMGIVQDTLTAVRKFTKRDVFLERGEVMNLLMFLSTWDGKVPQPAILKPRPLWTGKQIFSLIIPGHINCIRTHSTHPDDEDSGPYKHISPGDTKVVVENGELIMGILCKKSLGTSAGSLVHISYLEMGHDITRLFYSNIQTVINNWLLIEGHTIGIGDSIADSKTYQDIQNTIKKAKQDVIEVIEKAHNNELEPTPGNTLRQTFENQVNRILNDARDKTGSSAQKSLSEYNNFKSMVVSGAKGSKINISQVIAVVGQQNVEGKRIPFGFKHRTLPHFIKDDYGPESRGFVENSYLAGLTPTEFFFHAMGGREGLIDTAVKTAETGYIQRRLIKSMESVMVKYDATVRNSINQVVQLRYGEDGLAGESVEIQNLATLKPSNKAFEKKFRFDYTNERALRRTLQEDLVKDVLSNAHIQNELEREFERMREDREVLRVIFPTGDSKVVLPCNLLRMIWNAQKIFHINPRLPSDLHPIKVVEGVKELSKKLVIVNGDDPLSRQAQENATLLFNIHLRSTLCSRRMAEEFRLSGEAFDWLLGEIESKFNQAIAHPGEMVGALAAQSLGEPATQMTLNTFHYAGVSAKNVTLGVPRLKELINISKKPKTPSLTVFLLGQSARDAERAKDILCCLEHTTLRKVTANTAIYYDPNPQSTVVAEDQEWVNVYYEMPDFDVARISPWLLRVELDRKHMTDRKLTMEQIAEKINAGFGDDLNCIFNDDNAEKLVLRIRIMNSDENKMQEEEEVVDKMDDDVFLRCIESNMLTDMTLQGIEQISKVYMHLPQTDNKKKIIITEDGEFKALQEWILETDGVSLMRVLSEKDVDPVRTTSNDIVEIFTVLGIEAVRKALERELYHVISFDGSYVNYRHLALLCDTMTCRGHLMAITRHGVNRQDTGPLMKCSFEETVDVLMEAAAHGESDPMKGVSENIMLGQLAPAGTGCFDLLLDAEKCKYGMEIPTNIPGLGAAGPTGMFFGSAPSPMGGISPAMTPWNQGATPAYGAWSPSVGSGMTPGAAGFSPSAASDASGFSPGYSPAWSPTPGSPGSPGPSSPYIPSPGGAMSPSYSPTSPAYEPRSPGGYTPQSPSYSPTSPSYSPTSPSYSPTSPNYSPTSPSYSPTSPSYSPTSPSYSPTSPSYSPTSPSYSPTSPSYSPTSPSYSPTSPSYSPTSPSYSPTSPSYSPTSPSYSPTSPSYSPTSPSYSPTSPSYSPTSPSYSPTSPNYSPTSPNYTPTSPSYSPTSPSYSPTSPNYTPTSPNYSPTSPSYSPTSPSYSPTSPSYSPSSPRYTPQSPTYTPSSPSYSPSSPSYSPTSPKYTPTSPSYSPSSPEYTPTSPKYSPTSPKYSPTSPKYSPTSPTYSPTTPKYSPTSPTYSPTSPVYTPTSPKYSPTSPTYSPTSPKYSPTSPTYSPTSPKGSTYSPTSPGYSPTSPTYSLTSPAISPDDSDEEN, from the exons ATGCACGGGGGTGGCCCCCCCTCCGGGGACAGCGCATGCCCGCTGCGCACCATCAAGAGAGTGCAGTTCGGAGTCCTGAGTCCGGATGAGCTG AAGCGAATGTCTGTGACAGAGGGTGGTATCAAATACCCAGAGACGACTGAGGGAGGCCGCCCCAAGCTTGGGGGGCTGATGGATCCAAGGCAGGGGGTGATTGAGCGGACTGGCCGCTGCCAAACATGTGCAG GAAACATGACAGAGTGTCCTGGCCACTTTGGCCACATTGAGCTGGCCAAACCTGTGTTTCACGTGGGCTTCCTGGTGAAGACAATGAAAGTTTTGCGCTGTGTCTGCTTCTTCTGCTCCAAACTTCTTGTGGACTCT AACAACCCAAAGATCAAGGACATCCTGGCTAAGTCTAAGGGGCAGCCCAAGAAGCGACTCACACATGTCTATGACCTTTGCAAGGGCAAAAACATCTGCGAGGGTGGGGAAGAGATGGACAACAAGTTCGGAGTGGAGCAGCCTGAAGGCGATGAGGATCTGACCAAAGAAAAG GGCCATGGTGGCTGTGGGCGGTACCAGCCCAGGATTCGGCGCTCGGGGCTGGAGCTGTATGCGGAATGGAAGCATGTTAACGAGGACTCTCAAGAGAAGAAGATCCTGCTGAGTCCGGAGCGAGTGCATGAGATCTTCAAACGCATCTCTGATGAGGAGTGTTTTGTGCTGGGCATGGAGCCTCGCTATGCTCGGCCCGAGTGGATGATTGTCACAGTGCTGCCTGTGCCTCCTCTCTCTGTGCGGCCTGCTGTCGTGATGCAGGGCTCTGCCCGCAACCAG GATGACCTGACTCACAAACTGGCCGACATTGTGAAGATCAACAATCAGCTGCGGCGAAATGAGCAGAATGGCGCGGCGGCTCATGTCATTGCAGAGGACGTAAAGCTCCTCCAGTTCCATGTGGCCACGATGGTGGACAACGAGCTGCCTGGCTTGCCCCGT GCCATGCAGAAGTCTGGGCGTCCCCTCAAGTCTCTGAAGCAGCGGTTGAAGGGCAAGGAAGGCCGGGTGCGAGGAAACCTGATGGGCAAACGAGTGGATTTTTCTGCCCGCACTGTCATCACCCCAGACCCCAACCTCTCCATTGACCAGGTTGGCGTACCCCGCTCCATTGCCGCCAACATGACCTTTGCAGAGATTGTCACCCCCTTCAACATTGACAG ACTTCAGGAACTAGTGCGCAGGGGCAACAGCCAGTACCCAGGGGCCAAGTACATCATCCGAGACAACGGCGATCGCATTGACTTGCGTTTCCACCCCAAGCCCAGTGACCTGCATCTGCAGACTGGCTATAAG GTGGAACGGCATATGTGTGATGGGGACATTGTTATCTTCAACCGGCAGCCAACTTTGCACAAAATGTCCATGATGGGGCATCGAGTCCGCATCCTCCCCTGGTCTACTTTTCGCTTGAATCTTAG TGTGACAACCCCGTACAATGCAGACTTTGATGGAGATGAGATGAACTTGCACCTGCCACAGTCTCTGGAGACCCGGGCAGAGATCCAGGAGCTGGCCATGGTGCCTCGCATGATTGTCACCCCCCAGAGCAATCGGCCTGTCATGGGCATCGTGCAGGACACACTCACAGCAGTGCGCAAATTCACTAAGAGAGATGTCTTCCTGGAGAGG GGTGAAGTGATGAACCTCTTAATGTTTCTCTCCACGTGGGATGGGAAGGTCCCACAGCCAGCCATCCTGAAGCCCCGGCCCCTGTGGACAGGCAAACAGATCTTTTCCCTCATCATACCCGGCCACATCAATTGTATCCGTACCCACAGCACCCATCCTGATGATGAGGACAGTGGCCCTTACAAGCACATCTCTCCTGGGGATACCAAG GTGGTGGTGGAGAATGGGGAGCTGATCATGGGCATCCTGTGTAAGAAGTCTTTGGGCACATCAGCTGGCTCCCTGGTCCACATCTCTTACCTAGAGATGGGTCATGACATCACACGCCTCTTCTACTCCAACATCCAGACTGTCATTAACAACTGGCTCCTTATTGAGG GTCATACCATTGGTATTGGGGACTCCATCGCTGATTCTAAGACTTATCAGGACATTCAGAACACTATCAAGAAGGCCAAACAGGATGTGATAGAG GTCATCGAGAAGGCTCATAACAATGAGCTGGAACCCACCCCAGGGAACACTCTGCGCCAGACGTTTGAGAATCAGGTGAACCGCATTCTCAATGATGCCCGAGACAAGACTGGCTCCTCTGCCCAGAAATCTCTATCTGAATACAACAACTTCAAGTCTATGGTCGTGTCCGGAGCTAAAGGTTCTAAGATCAACATCTCCCAG GTCATTGCTGTTGTTGGGCAGCAGAATGTGGAGGGCAAGCGGATCCCGTTTGGATTCAAGCACCGGACGCTGCCTCACTTCATCAAGGATGACTACGGGCCTGAGAGCCGTGGCTTTGTGGAGAACTCTTACCTGGCCGGCCTCACACCCACTGAGTTCTTCTTCCATGCCATGGGGGGTCGTGAGGGGCTCATCGACACAGCTGTCAAGACTGCTGAGACTG GATACATCCAGCGGCGGCTGATCAAGTCCATGGAGTCAGTGATGGTGAAGTACGATGCGACTGTGCGGAACTCCATCAACCAAGTGGTGCAGCTACGCTATGGCGAGGATGGCCTGGCGGGTGAAAGCGTTGAGATCCAGAACCTGGCTACACTTAAGCCTTCTAACAAGGCTTTTGAGAAGAA GTTCCGCTTTGATTATACCAATGAGAGGGCCCTGCGGCGCACTCTGCAAGAGGACCTGGTGAAGGATGTGCTGAGCAACGCACACATACAGAATGAGCTGGAGCGGGAATTTGAGCGGATGCGTGAGGATCGGGAGGTGCTCAGGGTCATCTTTCCAACTGGTGACAGCAAG GTGGTCCTCCCCTGTAACCTGCTGCGCATGATCTGGAACGCTCAGAAAATCTTCCACATCAACCCTCGTCTTCCCTCTGACCTGCACCCTATCAAAGTGGTAGAGG GAGTCAAGGAATTGAGCAAGAAGCTGGTGATTGTAAATGGGGATGACCCGCTAAGCCGGCAGGCTCAGGAGAACGCCACTCTGCTCTTCAACATCCACCTGCGGTCCACACTGTGTTCCCGCCGCATGGCTGAGGAGTTTCGGCTCAGTGGAGAAGCTTTCGACTGGCTGCTTGGGGAGATTGAGTCCAAGTTCAACCAAGCTATT GCCCATCCTGGGGAAATGGTGGGAGCTCTGGCTGCCCAGTCCCTTGGAGAACCTGCCACCCAGATGACCTTGAACACCTTTCACTATGCTGGTGTGTCTGCCAAGAATGTGACGCTGGGTGTGCCCCGACTTAAGGAACTTATCAACATTTCTAAGAAGCCAAAGACCCCCTCACTTACAGTCTTCCTGTTGGGCCAGTCTGCTCGAGATGCTGAGAGAGCCAAG GACATTCTGTGCTGCCTGGAGCATACAACATTGAGGAAGGTGACTGCCAATACAGCCATCTACTATGACCCCAACCCTCAGAGCACGGTGGTGGCAGAAGATCAGGAGTGGGTGAATGTCTACTATGAGATGCCAGACTTTGATGTGGCCCGAATCTCCCCCTGGCTATTGCGGGTGGAGCTGGACCGGAAGCACATGACTGACCGGAAACTGACCATGGAGCAGATTGCTGAGAAGATCAATGCTG GTTTTGGTGATGACTTGAATTGCATCTTTAATGATGATAATGCAGAGAAGCTGGTGCTCCGTATCCGCATCATGAACAGTGATGAAAACAAGATGCAAGAG GAAGAAGAGGTGGTGGACAAGATGGACGATGATGTTTTCCTGCGCTGCATCGAGTCCAACATGCTGACAGATATGACCTTGCAGGGTATCGAGCAGATCAGCAAG GTGTACATGCACTTGCCACAGACAGACAACAAGAAGAAGATCATCATCACGGAGGATGGGGAGTTCAAGGCCCTGCAGGAGTGGATCCTGGAGACGGATGGCGTGAGCTTGATGCGGGTGCTGAGCGAGAAGGATGTGGACCCCGTGCGCACCACATCCAACGACATTGTGGAGATCTTCACG GTACTGGGTATAGAAGCCGTGCGGAAGGCCCTGGAGCGGGAGCTGTACCACGTCATCTCCTTTGATGGGTCCTATGTCAATTACCGGCACTTAGCTCTCTTGTGTGATACAATGACTTGTCGTGGCCACTTAATGGCCATCACCCGACACGGAGTCAACCGCCAGGACACAGGACCTCTCATGAAGTGCTCCTTTGAGGAAACG GTGGATGTGCTTATGGAAGCAGCTGCCCACGGGGAGAGTGACCCCATGAAGGGGGTCTCTGAGAACATCATGCTGGGCCAGCTAGCTCCAGCTGGCACTGGCTGTTTTGATCTCCTACTCGATGCAGAGAAGTGCAAGTACGGCATGGAGATCCCCACCAATATCCCTGGCCTGGGGGCTGCTGGAC CCACCGGCATGTTCTTCGGCTCAGCACCCAGTCCCATGGGAGGAATCTCTCCTGCCATGACGCCCTGGAACCAGGGTGCAACCCCAGCCTATGGTGCCTGGTCCCCCAGTGTTG GGAGTGGGATGACTCCAGGGGCAGCCGGTTTCTCTCCAAGTGCTGCTTCAGATGCCAGCGGCTTCAGCCCAGGTTACTCGCCTGCCTGGTCTCCCACACCGGGCTCCCCAGGCTCCCCAGGCCCCTCCAGCCCATACATCCCCTCACCAG GTGGTGCCATGTCTCCCAGCTACTCACCAACATCACCTGCCTACGAGCCCCGCTCCCCGGGGGGCTATACTCCCCAGAGTCCCTCTTACTCCCCCACGTCACCCTCCTACTCCCCTACCTCTCCATCCTATTCTCCAACCAGTCCCAACTACAGCCCTACGTCACCCAGCTATTCCCCGACATCTCCCAGCTATTCACCCACGTCTCCCAGCTACTCCCCAACCTCTCCCAGCTACTCCCCAACCTCTCCCAGCTACTCGCCCACTTCCCCGAGTTACTCACCGACATCACCTAGCTACTCACCAACCTCTCCCAGCTACTCGCCCACGTCTCCCAGCTATTCACCAACGTCTCCCAGTTACTCACCAACTTCACCTAGCTACTCCCCTACTTCCCCCAGCTACTCACCAACATCTCCTAGCTACTCACCTACATCTCCGAGCTACTCACCAACTTCCCCAAGTTACTCACCCACCAGCCCCAACTATTCTCCGACTAGTCCCAATTACACCCCAACATCACCCAGCTACAGCCCAACATCACCCAGCTACTCACCTACTAGTCCCAACTACACACCAACCAGCCCCAACTACAGCCCAACCTCTCCCAGTTACTCTCCAACTTCACCCAGCTACTCCCCGACCTCACCAAGCTATTCCCCTTCCAGCCCCCGATACACACCACAGTCTCCAACCTACACCCCGAGCTCTCCCAGCTACAGCCCCAGCTCACCCAGCTATAGCCCTACCTCACCCAAGTACACCCCAACTAGTCCTTCCTATAGTCCCAGCTCGCCAGAGTATACCCCAACCTCTCCCAAGTACTCACCCACCAGCCCCAAATATTCACCCACCTCCCCCAAGTACTCGCCTACCAGCCCCACCTATTCACCCACCACCCCAAAATACTCACCAACGTCTCCTACTTATTCACCAACCTCTCCAGTCTACACCCCAACCTCCCCCAAGTATTCGCCTACTAGCCCCACCTACTCACCCACTTCCCCCAAGTACTCACCCACCAGTCCCACCTACTCACCCACCTCCCCCAAAGGCTCTACCTACTCTCCCACTTCTCCTGGCTACTCGCCCACCAGCCCCACCTACAGCCTCACCAGCCCGGCCATCAGCCCGGATGACAGTGATGAGGAGAACTGA